A portion of the Melanotaenia boesemani isolate fMelBoe1 chromosome 2, fMelBoe1.pri, whole genome shotgun sequence genome contains these proteins:
- the LOC121647510 gene encoding phosphoribosyl pyrophosphate synthase-associated protein 2, whose protein sequence is MNHTKGGLVIFTANSHSSSRELGKRIAERLGVELGKVQVYQEANGETRVQIQESVRGKDVFVIQTVSKDVNTTIMEMLIMVYACRTSCARSITGVLPYFPYSKQCKMRKRGSIVSKLIASMMCKAGLTHLITMDLHQKEIQGFFNIPVDNLRASPFLLQYIQEEIPDYRNAVIVAKSPASAKRAQSFAERLRLGIAVIHGEAQDAESDQVDGRHSPPTVKTTGAIHPSMEIPLLIPKEKPPITVVGDVGGRIAIIVDDIIDDVDSFVAAAETLKERGAYKIFVMATHGLLSSEAPRFIEESAIDEVVVTNTIPHERQKLQCPKIKTVDISMILSEAIRRIHNGESMSYLFRNIGVDD, encoded by the exons ATGAACCACACCAAGGGTGGCTTGGTTATCTTCACTGCCAACTCGCACTCCTCGAGCCGCGAGTTGGGGAAGAGGATTGCAGA gCGGTTGGGGGTGGAGCTTGGCAAGGTGCAGGTGTACCAGGAAGCTAACGGAG AAACGCGGGTGCAGATCCAGGAGTCGGTGCGAGGCAAAGACGTCTTCGTCATCCAGACCGTGTCcaa GGATGTAAACACCACCATCATGGAGATGCTGATCATGGTGTACGCCTGCAGGACATCATGTGCCAGAAGCATCACCGGCGTCCTTCCCTACTTCCCCTACAGCAAGCAGTGTAAGATGAGGAAGAGGGGCTCCATCGTCTCCAAGCTTATCGCCTCTATGATGTGCAAAGCCG gcCTCACCCACCTGATCACCATGGACCTCCATCAGAAAGAAATTCAAGGCTTCTTTAACATCCCAGTGGACAATCTGAGAGCCTCTCCGTTCCTGCTGCAGTACATCCAGGAGGAG ATCCCCGACTACAGAAATGCTGTAATTGTTGCCAAATCTCCAGCTTCAGCCAAAAG GGCTCAGTCGTTTGCTGAGCGGCTGCGTCTGGGCATCGCAGTGATCCACGGAGAAGCTCAGGACGCGGAGTCGGACCAGGTGGACGGGCGACATTCCCCACCCACCGTTAAGACCACCGGAGCCATTCACCCCAGCATGGAGATACCAT TGTTGATCCCTAAAGAGAAGCCTCCCATCACTGTGGTCGGAGATGTAGGAGGACGCATCGCCATCATAGTG GATGACATCATCGACGACGTGGACAGCTTTGTGGCAGCAGCAGAGACCCTGAAGGAAAGAGGAGCCTACAAAATCTTCGTCATGGCAACGCACGGCCTCCTCTCCTCCGAGGCGCCCAGGTTCATAGAGGAGTCGGCCATCGATGAG GTGGTGGTGACCAACACGATTCCTCACGAGCGGCAGAAGCTCCAGTGTCCAAAGATCAAAACCGTCGACATCAGCATGATCCTGTCGGAGGCCATCCGCCGCATCCACAACGGAGAGTCCATGTCCTACCTGTTCCGCAACATCGGAGTGGATGACTGA